A genomic region of Falco rusticolus isolate bFalRus1 chromosome 20, bFalRus1.pri, whole genome shotgun sequence contains the following coding sequences:
- the LOC119140310 gene encoding actin filament-associated protein 1-like isoform X2, translating into MCHASSSSVAQRSGTLGCPAQPPAMAPLAQPGTNPLCEHTQRSLQRHRSPSPLLILPRPPGPVNSGIVRSRGRCRERGRSQRHRARNPHVCSASGSPCQPCSVRWAGGGHPCSDPPLVGSHGMSLSSTDLDKLLSDLRSFLLILDRESLSTAARAKKKSVADLLSRLQTPPSEDAEYMIMRCLSPSPGTPQGRASPGTRTVDATGGRTCECRPASTLSPHGGSKVPGVSPPPPADDSYEDAEPLGPGRCTGSGGADTDSSHYELYGEDEDGITDRAHYLHRLPGGSPHAEPSGLPEAQLCGFLWRKRWLGQWAKQLFIVREHVLLCFRCAADLQPVLELDLRGCRVTYKAKRGKKMPHALKVMGMAGEVLVIGFQSQQQAEDWRKVIEEVSSDAPSGLAAISIPALPSSRLGRASGSQLSKEEEEEDRSRQSPAHSPRHGEDAKGGFLAVRLRGRWQRLWCAVRQGALRMFPEAGGTQHPVCSLRLDGCEVSPGAAAGSPQRLRIRIAQRGRELALLQTRSDEEREAWLKTLRARGGGELAGDSPRTETPKLGDASSCPAAGGLLLRRVPTPNTYMDDPFGQLPPAEAPKHLGSNMERLQQLQQSLDRPVQGQRKRPVSALPITSACSSALPSQAASAAALRDRAASPQRAKVSPEVRSRDLSRSQRTLTLPEKKGARDGLDILIGKKAFPKLEEKVGQLERACRMKGRLKAGSEMNLLAIGKSLKGHIAATASSAGSEGSFLTPLLKRTASARSALKPSPTPVIIEKGNVLQKRKEWEMKSAM; encoded by the exons ATGTGCcatgcctcctcctcctccgtgGCACAGAGGAGTGGCACGTTGGGCTGCCCGGCGCAGCCCCCAGCCATGGCTCCCCTTGCCCAGCCGGGAACAAACCCGCTCTGTGAGCACACACAGAGGAGCCTTCAGCGGCACAGGTCCCCGTcccccctcctcatcctcccccGTCCCCCCGGGCCCGTCAATAGCGGGATTGTGCGGAGCCGGGGCAGGTGCCGGGAGCGGGGGCGCAGCCAGAGGCACAGGGCACGTAACCCCCACGTCTGCTCGGCATCGGggagcccctgccagccctgctcagtgcggtgggcagggggtgggcaTCCCTGCTCGGACCCTCCTCTGGTGGGGTCTCATGGCATGTCCCTGTCCTCTACAGACCTGGACAAGCTGCTGTCGGACCTGCGGTCCTTCCTGCTCATCCTGGACAGGGAAAGCCTCAGCACCGCAGCTCGAGCCAAGAAGAAATCAGTGGCTGATCTCCTCTCCCGGCTGCAGACTCCCCCAT CAGAGGATGCAGAGTACATGATCATGCGCTGCCTCTCGCCTTCCCCGGGGACCCCACAGGGCCGGGCCAGCCCGG GAACCAGGACAGTGGATGCAACGGGAGGGAGAACCTGTGAGTGCCGCCCGGCCAGCACCCTGAGCCCGCATGGAGGG agCAAGGTGCCGGGtgtctccccacccccaccagccGACGACTCCTATGAAGACGCCGAACCCCTCGGCCCCGGCAGATGCACTGGCTCTG GCGGTGCCGACACTGACAGCAGCCACTATGAGTTGTACGGCGAGGATGAGGATGGCATAACAGACCGTGCCCACTACCTGCACCGGCTGCCGGGGGGCAGCCCCCATGCCGAGCCCTCCGGCCTCCCTGAGGCGCAGCTCTGCGGCTTCCTCTGGAGGAAGCgctggctggggcagtgggcAAAGCAGCTCTTCATCGTCCGGGAGCACGTGCTGCTG TGCTTCAGGTGTGCCGCCGACCTGCAGCCGGTACTGGAGCTGGACCTGCGGGGCTGCCGCGTCACCTACAAAGCCAAGCGGGGCAAGAAGATGCCGCACGCCCTGAAAGTGATGGGGATGGCGGGCGAGGTGCTGGTCATTGGCttccagagccagcagcaggctgaggactggaggaag GTGATCGAAGAGGTCAGCAGCGATGCCCCGAGCGGGCTGGCAGCCATCAGCATCCCAGCATTGCCCTCCTCAAGGCTCGGCAGG GCTTCCGGGTCCCAGctcagcaaggaggaggaggaggaggatcgCTCTCGGCAGagccctgcccacagcccccggCATGGAGAGGATGCTAAAGGAG GTTTCCTGGCGGTGCGGCTGCGCGGGCGGTGGCAGCGGCTGTGGTGCGCGGTGCGGCAGGGAGCCCTACGCATGTTCCCCGAGGCCggtggcacccagcaccctgtctGCTCTCTGCGGCTGGACGGCTGCGAGGTGTCCCCAGGGGCAGCTGCCGGCTCCCCCCAACGCCTCCGCATCCGCATCGCCCAGCGGGGCCGGGAGCTCGCCTTGCTGCAG ACCCGTTCAGATGAGGAGAGGGAAGCTTGGCTGAAGACCCTGCGGgccaggggaggaggggagctgGCCGGCGACAGCCCTCGCACCGAGACCCCCAAGCTGGGTgatgccagcagctgccctgctgcggG TGGGCTGCTGCTGCGCCGTGTCCCAACCCCCAACACCTACATGGATGACCCCTTTGGGCAGCTCCCACCAGCCGAGGCCCCCAAGCACCTCGGCTCCAATATGGagcggctgcagcagctg cagcagagcttggACCGACCAGTGCAAGGGCAGCGCAAGAGGCCCGTGTCTGCGCTGCCCATcaccagtgcctgcagcagcgCCCTGCCCTCGCAAGCAG caTCAGCGGCAGCTCTCCGGGACAGGGCTGCCAGCCCACAGCGGGCAAAGGTGAGCCCCGAGGTCCGGAGCAGGGATCTCTCCCGGTCCCAGCGCACCCTGACGCTGCCTGAGAAGAAAGGGGCTCGGGATGGACTGGATATCCTCATCG GAAAGAAAGCCTTCCCCaagctggaggagaaggtggggcagctggagagagccTGCCGCATGAAGGGCAGGCTGAAAGCCGGCTCCGAGATGAACCTGCTGGCCATTGGCAAGTCGCTGAAGGGCCACATCGCCGCCACCGCCAGCTCGGCTGGCTCCGAG gGCTCGTTCCTTACGCCGCTGTTGAAGCGCACCGCGTCGGCGAGGAGCGCTCTGAAGCCATCTCCCACCCCGGTCATCATCGAGAAGGGAAAtgtgctgcagaagagaaag GAATGGGAGATGAAGTCTGCAATGTga
- the LOC119140310 gene encoding actin filament-associated protein 1-like isoform X3 yields the protein MQVGQRCQPRIRVVASAGTMRSHGIAWAASPSSSSLEDLDKLLSDLRSFLLILDRESLSTAARAKKKSVADLLSRLQTPPSEDAEYMIMRCLSPSPGTPQGRASPGTRTVDATGGRTCECRPASTLSPHGGSKVPGVSPPPPADDSYEDAEPLGPGRCTGSGGADTDSSHYELYGEDEDGITDRAHYLHRLPGGSPHAEPSGLPEAQLCGFLWRKRWLGQWAKQLFIVREHVLLCFRCAADLQPVLELDLRGCRVTYKAKRGKKMPHALKVMGMAGEVLVIGFQSQQQAEDWRKVIEEVSSDAPSGLAAISIPALPSSRLGRASGSQLSKEEEEEDRSRQSPAHSPRHGEDAKGGFLAVRLRGRWQRLWCAVRQGALRMFPEAGGTQHPVCSLRLDGCEVSPGAAAGSPQRLRIRIAQRGRELALLQTRSDEEREAWLKTLRARGGGELAGDSPRTETPKLGDASSCPAAGGLLLRRVPTPNTYMDDPFGQLPPAEAPKHLGSNMERLQQLQQSLDRPVQGQRKRPVSALPITSACSSALPSQAASAAALRDRAASPQRAKVSPEVRSRDLSRSQRTLTLPEKKGARDGLDILIGKKAFPKLEEKVGQLERACRMKGRLKAGSEMNLLAIGKSLKGHIAATASSAGSEQGSFLTPLLKRTASARSALKPSPTPVIIEKGNVLQKRKEWEMKSAM from the exons atgcaggtgGGACAGAGGTGCCAGCCCCGAATCCGAGTGGTGGCATCAGCCGGGACCATGCGCTCCCATGGCATCGCTTGGGcagcctctccctcctcttcctccttggAGG ACCTGGACAAGCTGCTGTCGGACCTGCGGTCCTTCCTGCTCATCCTGGACAGGGAAAGCCTCAGCACCGCAGCTCGAGCCAAGAAGAAATCAGTGGCTGATCTCCTCTCCCGGCTGCAGACTCCCCCAT CAGAGGATGCAGAGTACATGATCATGCGCTGCCTCTCGCCTTCCCCGGGGACCCCACAGGGCCGGGCCAGCCCGG GAACCAGGACAGTGGATGCAACGGGAGGGAGAACCTGTGAGTGCCGCCCGGCCAGCACCCTGAGCCCGCATGGAGGG agCAAGGTGCCGGGtgtctccccacccccaccagccGACGACTCCTATGAAGACGCCGAACCCCTCGGCCCCGGCAGATGCACTGGCTCTG GCGGTGCCGACACTGACAGCAGCCACTATGAGTTGTACGGCGAGGATGAGGATGGCATAACAGACCGTGCCCACTACCTGCACCGGCTGCCGGGGGGCAGCCCCCATGCCGAGCCCTCCGGCCTCCCTGAGGCGCAGCTCTGCGGCTTCCTCTGGAGGAAGCgctggctggggcagtgggcAAAGCAGCTCTTCATCGTCCGGGAGCACGTGCTGCTG TGCTTCAGGTGTGCCGCCGACCTGCAGCCGGTACTGGAGCTGGACCTGCGGGGCTGCCGCGTCACCTACAAAGCCAAGCGGGGCAAGAAGATGCCGCACGCCCTGAAAGTGATGGGGATGGCGGGCGAGGTGCTGGTCATTGGCttccagagccagcagcaggctgaggactggaggaag GTGATCGAAGAGGTCAGCAGCGATGCCCCGAGCGGGCTGGCAGCCATCAGCATCCCAGCATTGCCCTCCTCAAGGCTCGGCAGG GCTTCCGGGTCCCAGctcagcaaggaggaggaggaggaggatcgCTCTCGGCAGagccctgcccacagcccccggCATGGAGAGGATGCTAAAGGAG GTTTCCTGGCGGTGCGGCTGCGCGGGCGGTGGCAGCGGCTGTGGTGCGCGGTGCGGCAGGGAGCCCTACGCATGTTCCCCGAGGCCggtggcacccagcaccctgtctGCTCTCTGCGGCTGGACGGCTGCGAGGTGTCCCCAGGGGCAGCTGCCGGCTCCCCCCAACGCCTCCGCATCCGCATCGCCCAGCGGGGCCGGGAGCTCGCCTTGCTGCAG ACCCGTTCAGATGAGGAGAGGGAAGCTTGGCTGAAGACCCTGCGGgccaggggaggaggggagctgGCCGGCGACAGCCCTCGCACCGAGACCCCCAAGCTGGGTgatgccagcagctgccctgctgcggG TGGGCTGCTGCTGCGCCGTGTCCCAACCCCCAACACCTACATGGATGACCCCTTTGGGCAGCTCCCACCAGCCGAGGCCCCCAAGCACCTCGGCTCCAATATGGagcggctgcagcagctg cagcagagcttggACCGACCAGTGCAAGGGCAGCGCAAGAGGCCCGTGTCTGCGCTGCCCATcaccagtgcctgcagcagcgCCCTGCCCTCGCAAGCAG caTCAGCGGCAGCTCTCCGGGACAGGGCTGCCAGCCCACAGCGGGCAAAGGTGAGCCCCGAGGTCCGGAGCAGGGATCTCTCCCGGTCCCAGCGCACCCTGACGCTGCCTGAGAAGAAAGGGGCTCGGGATGGACTGGATATCCTCATCG GAAAGAAAGCCTTCCCCaagctggaggagaaggtggggcagctggagagagccTGCCGCATGAAGGGCAGGCTGAAAGCCGGCTCCGAGATGAACCTGCTGGCCATTGGCAAGTCGCTGAAGGGCCACATCGCCGCCACCGCCAGCTCGGCTGGCTCCGAG caggGCTCGTTCCTTACGCCGCTGTTGAAGCGCACCGCGTCGGCGAGGAGCGCTCTGAAGCCATCTCCCACCCCGGTCATCATCGAGAAGGGAAAtgtgctgcagaagagaaag GAATGGGAGATGAAGTCTGCAATGTga
- the LOC119140310 gene encoding actin filament-associated protein 1-like 2 isoform X4, whose translation MARQRDLDKLLSDLRSFLLILDRESLSTAARAKKKSVADLLSRLQTPPSEDAEYMIMRCLSPSPGTPQGRASPGTRTVDATGGRTCECRPASTLSPHGGSKVPGVSPPPPADDSYEDAEPLGPGRCTGSGGADTDSSHYELYGEDEDGITDRAHYLHRLPGGSPHAEPSGLPEAQLCGFLWRKRWLGQWAKQLFIVREHVLLCFRCAADLQPVLELDLRGCRVTYKAKRGKKMPHALKVMGMAGEVLVIGFQSQQQAEDWRKVIEEVSSDAPSGLAAISIPALPSSRLGRASGSQLSKEEEEEDRSRQSPAHSPRHGEDAKGGFLAVRLRGRWQRLWCAVRQGALRMFPEAGGTQHPVCSLRLDGCEVSPGAAAGSPQRLRIRIAQRGRELALLQTRSDEEREAWLKTLRARGGGELAGDSPRTETPKLGDASSCPAAGGLLLRRVPTPNTYMDDPFGQLPPAEAPKHLGSNMERLQQLQQSLDRPVQGQRKRPVSALPITSACSSALPSQAASAAALRDRAASPQRAKVSPEVRSRDLSRSQRTLTLPEKKGARDGLDILIGKKAFPKLEEKVGQLERACRMKGRLKAGSEMNLLAIGKSLKGHIAATASSAGSEQGSFLTPLLKRTASARSALKPSPTPVIIEKGNVLQKRKEWEMKSAM comes from the exons ATGGCCCGGCAGAGAG ACCTGGACAAGCTGCTGTCGGACCTGCGGTCCTTCCTGCTCATCCTGGACAGGGAAAGCCTCAGCACCGCAGCTCGAGCCAAGAAGAAATCAGTGGCTGATCTCCTCTCCCGGCTGCAGACTCCCCCAT CAGAGGATGCAGAGTACATGATCATGCGCTGCCTCTCGCCTTCCCCGGGGACCCCACAGGGCCGGGCCAGCCCGG GAACCAGGACAGTGGATGCAACGGGAGGGAGAACCTGTGAGTGCCGCCCGGCCAGCACCCTGAGCCCGCATGGAGGG agCAAGGTGCCGGGtgtctccccacccccaccagccGACGACTCCTATGAAGACGCCGAACCCCTCGGCCCCGGCAGATGCACTGGCTCTG GCGGTGCCGACACTGACAGCAGCCACTATGAGTTGTACGGCGAGGATGAGGATGGCATAACAGACCGTGCCCACTACCTGCACCGGCTGCCGGGGGGCAGCCCCCATGCCGAGCCCTCCGGCCTCCCTGAGGCGCAGCTCTGCGGCTTCCTCTGGAGGAAGCgctggctggggcagtgggcAAAGCAGCTCTTCATCGTCCGGGAGCACGTGCTGCTG TGCTTCAGGTGTGCCGCCGACCTGCAGCCGGTACTGGAGCTGGACCTGCGGGGCTGCCGCGTCACCTACAAAGCCAAGCGGGGCAAGAAGATGCCGCACGCCCTGAAAGTGATGGGGATGGCGGGCGAGGTGCTGGTCATTGGCttccagagccagcagcaggctgaggactggaggaag GTGATCGAAGAGGTCAGCAGCGATGCCCCGAGCGGGCTGGCAGCCATCAGCATCCCAGCATTGCCCTCCTCAAGGCTCGGCAGG GCTTCCGGGTCCCAGctcagcaaggaggaggaggaggaggatcgCTCTCGGCAGagccctgcccacagcccccggCATGGAGAGGATGCTAAAGGAG GTTTCCTGGCGGTGCGGCTGCGCGGGCGGTGGCAGCGGCTGTGGTGCGCGGTGCGGCAGGGAGCCCTACGCATGTTCCCCGAGGCCggtggcacccagcaccctgtctGCTCTCTGCGGCTGGACGGCTGCGAGGTGTCCCCAGGGGCAGCTGCCGGCTCCCCCCAACGCCTCCGCATCCGCATCGCCCAGCGGGGCCGGGAGCTCGCCTTGCTGCAG ACCCGTTCAGATGAGGAGAGGGAAGCTTGGCTGAAGACCCTGCGGgccaggggaggaggggagctgGCCGGCGACAGCCCTCGCACCGAGACCCCCAAGCTGGGTgatgccagcagctgccctgctgcggG TGGGCTGCTGCTGCGCCGTGTCCCAACCCCCAACACCTACATGGATGACCCCTTTGGGCAGCTCCCACCAGCCGAGGCCCCCAAGCACCTCGGCTCCAATATGGagcggctgcagcagctg cagcagagcttggACCGACCAGTGCAAGGGCAGCGCAAGAGGCCCGTGTCTGCGCTGCCCATcaccagtgcctgcagcagcgCCCTGCCCTCGCAAGCAG caTCAGCGGCAGCTCTCCGGGACAGGGCTGCCAGCCCACAGCGGGCAAAGGTGAGCCCCGAGGTCCGGAGCAGGGATCTCTCCCGGTCCCAGCGCACCCTGACGCTGCCTGAGAAGAAAGGGGCTCGGGATGGACTGGATATCCTCATCG GAAAGAAAGCCTTCCCCaagctggaggagaaggtggggcagctggagagagccTGCCGCATGAAGGGCAGGCTGAAAGCCGGCTCCGAGATGAACCTGCTGGCCATTGGCAAGTCGCTGAAGGGCCACATCGCCGCCACCGCCAGCTCGGCTGGCTCCGAG caggGCTCGTTCCTTACGCCGCTGTTGAAGCGCACCGCGTCGGCGAGGAGCGCTCTGAAGCCATCTCCCACCCCGGTCATCATCGAGAAGGGAAAtgtgctgcagaagagaaag GAATGGGAGATGAAGTCTGCAATGTga
- the LOC119140310 gene encoding actin filament-associated protein 1-like isoform X1, translating into MCHASSSSVAQRSGTLGCPAQPPAMAPLAQPGTNPLCEHTQRSLQRHRSPSPLLILPRPPGPVNSGIVRSRGRCRERGRSQRHRARNPHVCSASGSPCQPCSVRWAGGGHPCSDPPLVGSHGMSLSSTDLDKLLSDLRSFLLILDRESLSTAARAKKKSVADLLSRLQTPPSEDAEYMIMRCLSPSPGTPQGRASPGTRTVDATGGRTCECRPASTLSPHGGSKVPGVSPPPPADDSYEDAEPLGPGRCTGSGGADTDSSHYELYGEDEDGITDRAHYLHRLPGGSPHAEPSGLPEAQLCGFLWRKRWLGQWAKQLFIVREHVLLCFRCAADLQPVLELDLRGCRVTYKAKRGKKMPHALKVMGMAGEVLVIGFQSQQQAEDWRKVIEEVSSDAPSGLAAISIPALPSSRLGRASGSQLSKEEEEEDRSRQSPAHSPRHGEDAKGGFLAVRLRGRWQRLWCAVRQGALRMFPEAGGTQHPVCSLRLDGCEVSPGAAAGSPQRLRIRIAQRGRELALLQTRSDEEREAWLKTLRARGGGELAGDSPRTETPKLGDASSCPAAGGLLLRRVPTPNTYMDDPFGQLPPAEAPKHLGSNMERLQQLQQSLDRPVQGQRKRPVSALPITSACSSALPSQAASAAALRDRAASPQRAKVSPEVRSRDLSRSQRTLTLPEKKGARDGLDILIGKKAFPKLEEKVGQLERACRMKGRLKAGSEMNLLAIGKSLKGHIAATASSAGSEQGSFLTPLLKRTASARSALKPSPTPVIIEKGNVLQKRKEWEMKSAM; encoded by the exons ATGTGCcatgcctcctcctcctccgtgGCACAGAGGAGTGGCACGTTGGGCTGCCCGGCGCAGCCCCCAGCCATGGCTCCCCTTGCCCAGCCGGGAACAAACCCGCTCTGTGAGCACACACAGAGGAGCCTTCAGCGGCACAGGTCCCCGTcccccctcctcatcctcccccGTCCCCCCGGGCCCGTCAATAGCGGGATTGTGCGGAGCCGGGGCAGGTGCCGGGAGCGGGGGCGCAGCCAGAGGCACAGGGCACGTAACCCCCACGTCTGCTCGGCATCGGggagcccctgccagccctgctcagtgcggtgggcagggggtgggcaTCCCTGCTCGGACCCTCCTCTGGTGGGGTCTCATGGCATGTCCCTGTCCTCTACAGACCTGGACAAGCTGCTGTCGGACCTGCGGTCCTTCCTGCTCATCCTGGACAGGGAAAGCCTCAGCACCGCAGCTCGAGCCAAGAAGAAATCAGTGGCTGATCTCCTCTCCCGGCTGCAGACTCCCCCAT CAGAGGATGCAGAGTACATGATCATGCGCTGCCTCTCGCCTTCCCCGGGGACCCCACAGGGCCGGGCCAGCCCGG GAACCAGGACAGTGGATGCAACGGGAGGGAGAACCTGTGAGTGCCGCCCGGCCAGCACCCTGAGCCCGCATGGAGGG agCAAGGTGCCGGGtgtctccccacccccaccagccGACGACTCCTATGAAGACGCCGAACCCCTCGGCCCCGGCAGATGCACTGGCTCTG GCGGTGCCGACACTGACAGCAGCCACTATGAGTTGTACGGCGAGGATGAGGATGGCATAACAGACCGTGCCCACTACCTGCACCGGCTGCCGGGGGGCAGCCCCCATGCCGAGCCCTCCGGCCTCCCTGAGGCGCAGCTCTGCGGCTTCCTCTGGAGGAAGCgctggctggggcagtgggcAAAGCAGCTCTTCATCGTCCGGGAGCACGTGCTGCTG TGCTTCAGGTGTGCCGCCGACCTGCAGCCGGTACTGGAGCTGGACCTGCGGGGCTGCCGCGTCACCTACAAAGCCAAGCGGGGCAAGAAGATGCCGCACGCCCTGAAAGTGATGGGGATGGCGGGCGAGGTGCTGGTCATTGGCttccagagccagcagcaggctgaggactggaggaag GTGATCGAAGAGGTCAGCAGCGATGCCCCGAGCGGGCTGGCAGCCATCAGCATCCCAGCATTGCCCTCCTCAAGGCTCGGCAGG GCTTCCGGGTCCCAGctcagcaaggaggaggaggaggaggatcgCTCTCGGCAGagccctgcccacagcccccggCATGGAGAGGATGCTAAAGGAG GTTTCCTGGCGGTGCGGCTGCGCGGGCGGTGGCAGCGGCTGTGGTGCGCGGTGCGGCAGGGAGCCCTACGCATGTTCCCCGAGGCCggtggcacccagcaccctgtctGCTCTCTGCGGCTGGACGGCTGCGAGGTGTCCCCAGGGGCAGCTGCCGGCTCCCCCCAACGCCTCCGCATCCGCATCGCCCAGCGGGGCCGGGAGCTCGCCTTGCTGCAG ACCCGTTCAGATGAGGAGAGGGAAGCTTGGCTGAAGACCCTGCGGgccaggggaggaggggagctgGCCGGCGACAGCCCTCGCACCGAGACCCCCAAGCTGGGTgatgccagcagctgccctgctgcggG TGGGCTGCTGCTGCGCCGTGTCCCAACCCCCAACACCTACATGGATGACCCCTTTGGGCAGCTCCCACCAGCCGAGGCCCCCAAGCACCTCGGCTCCAATATGGagcggctgcagcagctg cagcagagcttggACCGACCAGTGCAAGGGCAGCGCAAGAGGCCCGTGTCTGCGCTGCCCATcaccagtgcctgcagcagcgCCCTGCCCTCGCAAGCAG caTCAGCGGCAGCTCTCCGGGACAGGGCTGCCAGCCCACAGCGGGCAAAGGTGAGCCCCGAGGTCCGGAGCAGGGATCTCTCCCGGTCCCAGCGCACCCTGACGCTGCCTGAGAAGAAAGGGGCTCGGGATGGACTGGATATCCTCATCG GAAAGAAAGCCTTCCCCaagctggaggagaaggtggggcagctggagagagccTGCCGCATGAAGGGCAGGCTGAAAGCCGGCTCCGAGATGAACCTGCTGGCCATTGGCAAGTCGCTGAAGGGCCACATCGCCGCCACCGCCAGCTCGGCTGGCTCCGAG caggGCTCGTTCCTTACGCCGCTGTTGAAGCGCACCGCGTCGGCGAGGAGCGCTCTGAAGCCATCTCCCACCCCGGTCATCATCGAGAAGGGAAAtgtgctgcagaagagaaag GAATGGGAGATGAAGTCTGCAATGTga
- the LOC119140310 gene encoding actin filament-associated protein 1-like isoform X6: MEGTHLQPSTLMPPRLSGGADTDSSHYELYGEDEDGITDRAHYLHRLPGGSPHAEPSGLPEAQLCGFLWRKRWLGQWAKQLFIVREHVLLCFRCAADLQPVLELDLRGCRVTYKAKRGKKMPHALKVMGMAGEVLVIGFQSQQQAEDWRKVIEEVSSDAPSGLAAISIPALPSSRLGRASGSQLSKEEEEEDRSRQSPAHSPRHGEDAKGGFLAVRLRGRWQRLWCAVRQGALRMFPEAGGTQHPVCSLRLDGCEVSPGAAAGSPQRLRIRIAQRGRELALLQTRSDEEREAWLKTLRARGGGELAGDSPRTETPKLGDASSCPAAGGLLLRRVPTPNTYMDDPFGQLPPAEAPKHLGSNMERLQQLQQSLDRPVQGQRKRPVSALPITSACSSALPSQAASAAALRDRAASPQRAKVSPEVRSRDLSRSQRTLTLPEKKGARDGLDILIGKKAFPKLEEKVGQLERACRMKGRLKAGSEMNLLAIGKSLKGHIAATASSAGSEQGSFLTPLLKRTASARSALKPSPTPVIIEKGNVLQKRKEWEMKSAM; this comes from the exons ATGGAGGG cacccatctgCAACCCAGCACCCTGATGCCACCCCGGCTCTCAGGCGGTGCCGACACTGACAGCAGCCACTATGAGTTGTACGGCGAGGATGAGGATGGCATAACAGACCGTGCCCACTACCTGCACCGGCTGCCGGGGGGCAGCCCCCATGCCGAGCCCTCCGGCCTCCCTGAGGCGCAGCTCTGCGGCTTCCTCTGGAGGAAGCgctggctggggcagtgggcAAAGCAGCTCTTCATCGTCCGGGAGCACGTGCTGCTG TGCTTCAGGTGTGCCGCCGACCTGCAGCCGGTACTGGAGCTGGACCTGCGGGGCTGCCGCGTCACCTACAAAGCCAAGCGGGGCAAGAAGATGCCGCACGCCCTGAAAGTGATGGGGATGGCGGGCGAGGTGCTGGTCATTGGCttccagagccagcagcaggctgaggactggaggaag GTGATCGAAGAGGTCAGCAGCGATGCCCCGAGCGGGCTGGCAGCCATCAGCATCCCAGCATTGCCCTCCTCAAGGCTCGGCAGG GCTTCCGGGTCCCAGctcagcaaggaggaggaggaggaggatcgCTCTCGGCAGagccctgcccacagcccccggCATGGAGAGGATGCTAAAGGAG GTTTCCTGGCGGTGCGGCTGCGCGGGCGGTGGCAGCGGCTGTGGTGCGCGGTGCGGCAGGGAGCCCTACGCATGTTCCCCGAGGCCggtggcacccagcaccctgtctGCTCTCTGCGGCTGGACGGCTGCGAGGTGTCCCCAGGGGCAGCTGCCGGCTCCCCCCAACGCCTCCGCATCCGCATCGCCCAGCGGGGCCGGGAGCTCGCCTTGCTGCAG ACCCGTTCAGATGAGGAGAGGGAAGCTTGGCTGAAGACCCTGCGGgccaggggaggaggggagctgGCCGGCGACAGCCCTCGCACCGAGACCCCCAAGCTGGGTgatgccagcagctgccctgctgcggG TGGGCTGCTGCTGCGCCGTGTCCCAACCCCCAACACCTACATGGATGACCCCTTTGGGCAGCTCCCACCAGCCGAGGCCCCCAAGCACCTCGGCTCCAATATGGagcggctgcagcagctg cagcagagcttggACCGACCAGTGCAAGGGCAGCGCAAGAGGCCCGTGTCTGCGCTGCCCATcaccagtgcctgcagcagcgCCCTGCCCTCGCAAGCAG caTCAGCGGCAGCTCTCCGGGACAGGGCTGCCAGCCCACAGCGGGCAAAGGTGAGCCCCGAGGTCCGGAGCAGGGATCTCTCCCGGTCCCAGCGCACCCTGACGCTGCCTGAGAAGAAAGGGGCTCGGGATGGACTGGATATCCTCATCG GAAAGAAAGCCTTCCCCaagctggaggagaaggtggggcagctggagagagccTGCCGCATGAAGGGCAGGCTGAAAGCCGGCTCCGAGATGAACCTGCTGGCCATTGGCAAGTCGCTGAAGGGCCACATCGCCGCCACCGCCAGCTCGGCTGGCTCCGAG caggGCTCGTTCCTTACGCCGCTGTTGAAGCGCACCGCGTCGGCGAGGAGCGCTCTGAAGCCATCTCCCACCCCGGTCATCATCGAGAAGGGAAAtgtgctgcagaagagaaag GAATGGGAGATGAAGTCTGCAATGTga